A region from the Hylaeus volcanicus isolate JK05 chromosome 6, UHH_iyHylVolc1.0_haploid, whole genome shotgun sequence genome encodes:
- the LOC128878597 gene encoding aftiphilin isoform X1 yields MAIPPLVSSTPPPLDNFGDSEEDEFGDFTTGGIDGLSISSESPHKLMTPIQTPLTSQNTSPKVNGIPETSNKISQPTVLKSTISEDLLILEKTENSISNIKLKTEENPSETSDYKKNLENVNNSDTENSIDKGVPKIDIASESSSFGESEQEASPNNLEDIEPLSLDLGDPTIAPDVIQPLDDDFYDYEQFEDSQNWISNTNVPTTDIPKTNYLKFQETEEVSNNLNAVTKNFDLDDKQDVSLDVKSEKSIEESRCVENPNVPNEKDVFESENNDSKSVNVKYSEDSERIEENCLNINELKNTEDEVVGSFYEFSENKSFHEDNFLASAPLPDNFSCSSEEFGDFKCDSELEVSAKPFQSEFHDSLAQASEKRDGTIVEDDDFGDFTNFSNQAQAEKVDLISVPDKDQDDDFGDFNDFETALEQPVVEHPPLSLKESISRIENKNAVNKIEDIITTLFPTNLEQCEIQVQSLITQTDYIWQSVKSVEETNALTYQWANSTSNNMLLNSLGIDSRNILFGPRWNPNIPRFAANLGFTPLEPIKAPTDIQPVATISTSKTQGSIHSEEVPAAQFDWNSSGLVNPLEASGGLSALLPLDFLCPFDPLLTSHSSANSESYRRPSSARNLVNHHISDINGRERSNSVSKAETSDSLENDVMKMQKRLQPSKMIEPLPTPRAADWKRKTDLDLGHKLRNPGPPRSAPTEKQFLQMEKHITTDRQYLGPEKSNLGDIYRGKSVNKRSSGCEHVVMDRFGRVMPIQPETARVLNRLPDLSFLSARTLMLDREQKQITCELGVTSRKMPG; encoded by the exons ATGGCGATTCCACCACTGGTTAGTTCTACACCTCCTCCATTGGATAATTTTGGAGATTCTGAGGAAGATGAGTTCGGGGACTTTACAACTGGAGGCATAGATG GACTGTCCATATCATCAGAATCACCGCATAAGCTTATGACACCTATCCAGACACCTTTAACATCCCAAAATACTTCACCAAAAGTAAATGGTATTCCAGAAACATCCAACAAGATTTCTCAACCTACTGTCTTAAAATCAACCATTTCAGAGGACCTTTTAATTCTTGAAAAGACAGAGAATAGTATAAGCAACATTAAGCTGAAAACAGAGGAAAACCCCAGTGAAACGAGtgattataaaaagaatttggaAAACGTAAACAACAGTGACACTGAAAATAGCATAGACAAAGGAGTTCCAAAAATTGATATAGCAAGTGAAAGTAGTAGTTTTGGGGAGAGTGAACAGGAAGCTTCTCCTAATAATTTGGAGGACATAGAACCATTGAGTCTGGATTTGGGAGATCCAACCATTGCTCCAGATGTGATACAACCTTTGGATGATGATTTCTATGATTATGAACAATTCGAAGACTCTCAGAATTGGATATCCAACACCAATGTACCTACTACAGACATTCCAAAAACCAATTACTTAAAATTCCAAGAAACAGAAGAAGTATCAAATAATTTGAACGCGGTAACCAAAAATTTCGATTTAGACGATAAACAAGATGTAAGTTTAGATGTCAAAAGTGAAAAGTCAATAGAAGAAAGCCGATGTGTAGAAAACCCAAATGTACCTAATGAAAAGGATGTCTTTGAGTCTGAGAACAATGATTCTAAATCCGTGAACGTTAAATACTCGGAAGACTCTGAGCGTATTGAagagaattgtttaaatataaatgaattgaaGAATACCGAAGATGAAGTTGTTGGGAGTTTCTATGAGTTCTCTGAAAACAAAAGCTTCCATGAAGACAATTTTTTAGCCTCTGCACCACTGCCAGATAACTTCAGTTGTTCGAGCGAGGAGTTTGGCGACTTCAAATGTGATTCAGAGCTTGAGGTTTCCGCCAAACCCTTTCAATCAGAGTTTCACGATAGTTTAGCACAGGCTAGTGAAAAGAGGGACGGAACGATAGTCGAAGATGACGATTTTGGAGATTTTACTAATTTCTCCAATCAAGCACAGGCTGAAAAAGTTGATCTAATAAGTGTACCTGATAAAGACCAGGATGATGATTTTGGCGACTTCAACGACTTTGAAACAGCTCTTGAGCAGCCTGTGGTGGAACATCCACCATTAAGCTTGAAGGAATCGATTTCTcggatagaaaataaaaat GCTGTTAACAAAATAGAAGATATAATAACGACATTGTTTCCAACGAATTTGGAGCAATGCGAAATTCAAGTACAGTCACTGATAACCCAAACAGATTACATCTGGCAGAGCGTCAAGAGCGTAGAGGAAACGAACGCTTTGACATACCAATGGGCAAACAGCACTAGTAACAACATGTTGTTAAACTCTCTTGGCATTGACTCTCGCAATATA ttgttTGGACCAAGGTGGAACCCGAACATTCCCAGATTTGCAGCAAACCTTGGTTTTACTCCATTGGAACCAATTAAAGCCCCAACTGACATTCAACCAGTTGCCACAATAAGTACCAGTAAAACTCAAGGTTCAATCCACTCCGAA GAAGTACCTGCTGCTCAATTCGATTGGAATAGTTCTGGGCTTGTTAATCCTTTAGAAGCTA GTGGTGGGTTATCCGCTCTTCTACCTTTGGACTTTCTATGTCCTTTCGATCCTCTACTAACATCCCACAGTTCCGCCAACTCTGAATCCTATCGTCGACCAAGTAGCGCCAGGAATCTTGTAAATCACC ATATCTCGGATATAAATGGTCGGGAGCGAAGCAACTCAGTTTCGAAGGCAGAGACATCCGACTCTTTGGAGAACGATGTTATGAAGATGCAAAAACGTTTGCAGCCTTCAAAGATGATAGAACCTTTGCCAACGCCTCGTGCAGCGGACTGGAAGAGGAAGACGGATCTTGACTTGGGCCACAAACTGAGGAACCCTGGGCCTCCAAGAAGTGCTCCAACAGAGAAACAATTTCTACAAATGGAGAAGCACATAACAACTGACAGACAATACTTGGGACctgaaaaatcgaatttaGGTGATATTTATCGCGGGAAGTCGGTGAATAAGAGATCATCTGGATGTGAACACGTGGTGATGGACAGATTTGGTCGAGTTATGCCAATACAACCTGAAACCGCTCGAGTTCTGAACAGATTGCCCGATCTTTCCTTTCTGAGTGCCAGGACTCTGATGCTTGATCGTGAACAAAAACAGATCACTTGCGAGCTGGGTGTGACGAGTCGCAAGATGCCTGGCTGA
- the LOC128878597 gene encoding aftiphilin isoform X2 — protein MAIPPLVSSTPPPLDNFGDSEEDEFGDFTTGGIDGLSISSESPHKLMTPIQTPLTSQNTSPKVNGIPETSNKISQPTVLKSTISEDLLILEKTENSISNIKLKTEENPSETSDYKKNLENVNNSDTENSIDKGVPKIDIASESSSFGESEQEASPNNLEDIEPLSLDLGDPTIAPDVIQPLDDDFYDYEQFEDSQNWISNTNVPTTDIPKTNYLKFQETEEVSNNLNAVTKNFDLDDKQDVSLDVKSEKSIEESRCVENPNVPNEKDVFESENNDSKSVNVKYSEDSERIEENCLNINELKNTEDEVVGSFYEFSENKSFHEDNFLASAPLPDNFSCSSEEFGDFKCDSELEVSAKPFQSEFHDSLAQASEKRDGTIVEDDDFGDFTNFSNQAQAEKVDLISVPDKDQDDDFGDFNDFETALEQPVVEHPPLSLKESISRIENKNAVNKIEDIITTLFPTNLEQCEIQVQSLITQTDYIWQSVKSVEETNALTYQWANSTSNNMLLNSLGIDSRNILFGPRWNPNIPRFAANLGFTPLEPIKAPTDIQPVATISTSKTQGSIHSEEVPAAQFDWNSSGLVNPLEANISDINGRERSNSVSKAETSDSLENDVMKMQKRLQPSKMIEPLPTPRAADWKRKTDLDLGHKLRNPGPPRSAPTEKQFLQMEKHITTDRQYLGPEKSNLGDIYRGKSVNKRSSGCEHVVMDRFGRVMPIQPETARVLNRLPDLSFLSARTLMLDREQKQITCELGVTSRKMPG, from the exons ATGGCGATTCCACCACTGGTTAGTTCTACACCTCCTCCATTGGATAATTTTGGAGATTCTGAGGAAGATGAGTTCGGGGACTTTACAACTGGAGGCATAGATG GACTGTCCATATCATCAGAATCACCGCATAAGCTTATGACACCTATCCAGACACCTTTAACATCCCAAAATACTTCACCAAAAGTAAATGGTATTCCAGAAACATCCAACAAGATTTCTCAACCTACTGTCTTAAAATCAACCATTTCAGAGGACCTTTTAATTCTTGAAAAGACAGAGAATAGTATAAGCAACATTAAGCTGAAAACAGAGGAAAACCCCAGTGAAACGAGtgattataaaaagaatttggaAAACGTAAACAACAGTGACACTGAAAATAGCATAGACAAAGGAGTTCCAAAAATTGATATAGCAAGTGAAAGTAGTAGTTTTGGGGAGAGTGAACAGGAAGCTTCTCCTAATAATTTGGAGGACATAGAACCATTGAGTCTGGATTTGGGAGATCCAACCATTGCTCCAGATGTGATACAACCTTTGGATGATGATTTCTATGATTATGAACAATTCGAAGACTCTCAGAATTGGATATCCAACACCAATGTACCTACTACAGACATTCCAAAAACCAATTACTTAAAATTCCAAGAAACAGAAGAAGTATCAAATAATTTGAACGCGGTAACCAAAAATTTCGATTTAGACGATAAACAAGATGTAAGTTTAGATGTCAAAAGTGAAAAGTCAATAGAAGAAAGCCGATGTGTAGAAAACCCAAATGTACCTAATGAAAAGGATGTCTTTGAGTCTGAGAACAATGATTCTAAATCCGTGAACGTTAAATACTCGGAAGACTCTGAGCGTATTGAagagaattgtttaaatataaatgaattgaaGAATACCGAAGATGAAGTTGTTGGGAGTTTCTATGAGTTCTCTGAAAACAAAAGCTTCCATGAAGACAATTTTTTAGCCTCTGCACCACTGCCAGATAACTTCAGTTGTTCGAGCGAGGAGTTTGGCGACTTCAAATGTGATTCAGAGCTTGAGGTTTCCGCCAAACCCTTTCAATCAGAGTTTCACGATAGTTTAGCACAGGCTAGTGAAAAGAGGGACGGAACGATAGTCGAAGATGACGATTTTGGAGATTTTACTAATTTCTCCAATCAAGCACAGGCTGAAAAAGTTGATCTAATAAGTGTACCTGATAAAGACCAGGATGATGATTTTGGCGACTTCAACGACTTTGAAACAGCTCTTGAGCAGCCTGTGGTGGAACATCCACCATTAAGCTTGAAGGAATCGATTTCTcggatagaaaataaaaat GCTGTTAACAAAATAGAAGATATAATAACGACATTGTTTCCAACGAATTTGGAGCAATGCGAAATTCAAGTACAGTCACTGATAACCCAAACAGATTACATCTGGCAGAGCGTCAAGAGCGTAGAGGAAACGAACGCTTTGACATACCAATGGGCAAACAGCACTAGTAACAACATGTTGTTAAACTCTCTTGGCATTGACTCTCGCAATATA ttgttTGGACCAAGGTGGAACCCGAACATTCCCAGATTTGCAGCAAACCTTGGTTTTACTCCATTGGAACCAATTAAAGCCCCAACTGACATTCAACCAGTTGCCACAATAAGTACCAGTAAAACTCAAGGTTCAATCCACTCCGAA GAAGTACCTGCTGCTCAATTCGATTGGAATAGTTCTGGGCTTGTTAATCCTTTAGAAGCTA ATATCTCGGATATAAATGGTCGGGAGCGAAGCAACTCAGTTTCGAAGGCAGAGACATCCGACTCTTTGGAGAACGATGTTATGAAGATGCAAAAACGTTTGCAGCCTTCAAAGATGATAGAACCTTTGCCAACGCCTCGTGCAGCGGACTGGAAGAGGAAGACGGATCTTGACTTGGGCCACAAACTGAGGAACCCTGGGCCTCCAAGAAGTGCTCCAACAGAGAAACAATTTCTACAAATGGAGAAGCACATAACAACTGACAGACAATACTTGGGACctgaaaaatcgaatttaGGTGATATTTATCGCGGGAAGTCGGTGAATAAGAGATCATCTGGATGTGAACACGTGGTGATGGACAGATTTGGTCGAGTTATGCCAATACAACCTGAAACCGCTCGAGTTCTGAACAGATTGCCCGATCTTTCCTTTCTGAGTGCCAGGACTCTGATGCTTGATCGTGAACAAAAACAGATCACTTGCGAGCTGGGTGTGACGAGTCGCAAGATGCCTGGCTGA
- the LOC128878599 gene encoding zinc finger protein ZFP2-like: MNIGQAESISTLSEHEDEIDDFEGSIIWSQDEPLSSNEILDFIPNSEKQNHFKSLCRLCAGETPSPIYIYSEFGESLRLLDKINTCLSIKVKKTDPLPKQLCPMCVEKITWCNEFDAQCIRAEETLLEILKQKHSFKNNESDINCLENTDVCPLCIEGRMRIFEEDKENRKDTELYDSDIVLESSDEEQIPSVLRADEEADSESITLFCLGTKQKYLKCGACMNLYHTKENLDEHKCKPNLQCTSKPYKCDICLATFTFEERLQFHQQFHKDAKALYCEICKITFGKELKLFYHYKRYHCKDGRVSCLQCGKLFENQDGLKKHVCVDGKTRPHVCEVCSKGFCDGYTLKRHVVTHLPEKPYKCPECSKSFTQKSRLNKHIASHSIILENSQTIWRCVRCGEAFGTCEIADEHCKIHEEKISLIEELQALKLYHCEFCSSHFVDMDHLKIHRESHVVEKPYSCNWCGSLFKSFAEAVLHWKEHPRIFKVLVVFLCEICDRDVKELSLLYKHKQKRHQPLPRKTEKGEQKFICELCGNVFAGIEEIQEHGKYRCSKFPCDICGSLLPTANSLNAHKRRHSGLRPYVCNICGKSYTQSSHMWTHKRFHMGVKPYACEYCDQRFTIKPDLADHTRKKHTRERPFKCEVCNKAFLTGSVFYQHRLIHRGDRRYKCHYCEKAFTRTEALNNHIKIHTGEKPHACDVCGRCFRQKGDMRKHRRTQHAVKQDAK, translated from the exons atgaatatcgGGCAAGCAGAATCAATTAGTACTTTGAGTGAACATGAAGATGAGATTGATGATTTTGAGGGATCAATAATTTGGTCACAGGATGAACCGCTTTCCTCAAATGAAATCCTTGATTTCATCCCTAATTCTGAGAAgcaaaatcattttaaatctCTTTGCCGATTATGTGCAGGAGAAACTCCTAGtcctatttatatttattctgaatTTGGAGAATCTTTGAGACTcttagataaaataaatacgtgtCTAAGCATCAAGGTGAAGAAAACTGATCCTCTTCCAAAACAACTCTGTCCAATGTGCGTTGAAAAGATCACCTGGTGCAATGAATTTGATGCTCAGTGTATCAGAGCTGAAGAAACTCTCCTTGAAATTTTGAAGCAGAAACATTCTTTCAAGAATAATGAAAGTGATATAAACTGTTTAGAAAACACTGATGTCTGTCCATTGTGTATAGAGGGACGTATGAGAATCTTTGAagaagacaaagaaaatagaaaagacaCAGAGTTGTATGATAGTGACATCGTATTGGAAAGCAGCGACGAAGAACAAATTCCAAGCGTGCTTAGAGCTGATGAAGAAGCTGACAGTGAATCTATAACATTGTTTTGTTTGGGAACAAAACAAAAGTACTTAAAATGTGGAGCTTGCATGAATCTCTATCACACAAAGGAGAATTTAGATGAGCATAAATGTAAACCCAACTTACAATGTACTTCTAAACCATACAAGTGTGACATATGCTTAGCTACTTTCACATTTGAAGAGCGGTTACAATTCCATCAACAGTTTCATAAAGATGCAAAAGCATTATActgtgaaatttgtaaaattacttTTGGAAAGGaactaaaattgttttatcatTATAAGAG gtatCACTGCAAAGATGGTAGAGTGTCCTGCTTGCAATGTGGAAAACTGTTTGAGAATCAAGATGGTTTAAAGAAACATGTTTGCGTCGACGGAAAAACAAGACCTCACGTGTGCGAGGTGTGCTCTAAGGGATTTTGTGATGG GTATACCTTAAAGCGTCATGTGGTAACTCATCTTCCAGAAAAGCCATACAAATGTCCTGAATGCTCCAAGAGCTTTACCCAAAAGTCAAGGTTGAATAAACATATAGCCAGTCACAgcataattttagaaaatagtCAAACAATTTGGAG atgCGTTCGTTGCGGAGAAGCTTTCGGAACCTGCGAGATTGCAGACGAGCATTGTAAAATACACGAGGAAAAAATTAGTCTTATCGAAGAATTGCAAGCATTGAAGCTGTACCATTGTGAATTCTGTAGTAGCCACTTTGTAGACATGGATCATCTAAAAATCCATCGGGAGTCACATGTAGTGGAAAAACCATATTCATGTAATTGGTGTGGTTCCCTGTTCAAGTCCTTTGCAGAAGCTGTTCTTCACTGGAAAGAACATCCGAGAATATTTAAAGTTCTGGTGGTATTTTTGTGTGAAATCTGTGACAGAGATGTTAAAGAATTATCGCTGCTATACAAGCACAAGCAAAAAAGGCATCAGCCTTTACCCAGGAAGACTGAGAAAGGCGAACAGAAATTCATTTGCGAACTTTGCGGAAACGTTTTCGCAGGTATCGAAGAAATTCAAGAGCATGGGAAATATAGGTGCTCAAAATTTCCTTGTGATATCTGTGGCAGCCTTTTACCAACTGCAAATTCTTTGAATGCGCACAAAAGAAGACACAGTGGACTGAGACC ATATGTCTGCAACATTTGTGGAAAAAGCTACACTCAATCGAGTCATATGTGGACTCATAAGAGGTTCCACATGGGTGTCAAACCATACGCTTGCGAGTACTGCGATCAAAGGTTTACGATAAAACCTGACTTAGCGGATCATACTCGGAAGAAGCACACCAGAGAACGACCATTCAAGTGCGAAGTCTGTAACAAAGCCTTTTTAACAGGGTCTGTATTTTATCAACACAGACTGATACACCGAGGAGATCGCAGATACAAATGTCACTACTGCGAGAAAGCGTTCACTCGAACGGAAGCTTTAAataatcatataaaaattcatactgGTGAGAAACCACATGCCTGTGATGTTTGTGGAAGATGTTTCAGACAGAAGGGGGACATGAGAAAGCATAGGCGTACACAACATGCTGTTAAGCAAGATGCaaaatag
- the LOC128878607 gene encoding spindle and kinetochore-associated protein 1-like, translating into MAAVQSFEEILERQCDKLRDLQTATIFIKSKDAIKEELFHMRAEVLQMSDGIIALRKMLNEAREQNDQCKELLLLMKVLHDKNMHIERNIPSQLISDYQIKANSLNIIHKEDFPRISELHTDRNQYESPIIDCKKALFNEAEVYPVVPLITQDEFSGIPKYIIGRQSIDTVNNLIDCINRILKKKYTLLSLGKAHARKQGELSLYLHYKKQELSVCSENECVYFFTKEDYEKETKSKLNKIKLNLITVLRHCRRLREHRIRNELQYVIITK; encoded by the exons atggCGGCAGTCCAAtctttcgaagaaattttagaaCGACAATGTGACAAGTTACGAGATCTGCAGACTGccacaatatttattaaga GTAAAGATGCAATCAAAGAAGAGCTATTTCATATGCGCGCAGAAGTCTTGCAGATGTCTGATGGCATCATAGCCcttagaaaaatgttaaatgaagCAAGGGAACAAAATGATCAATGTAAA GAACTTCTATTGCTTATGAAAGTGTTAcatgataaaaatatgcatatagaaagaaatatcCCATCACAGCTAATTAGCGATTATCAGATCAAGGCCAATTCCTTGAACATCATTCATAAGGAAGATTTTCCAAGAATCTCAGAATTACATACTGATAGAAACCAATATGAATCTCCTATAATAGACTGCAAGAAAGCATTATTTAATGAGGCTGAAGTTTACCCTGTAGTGCCTTTAATAACCCAGGATGAATTCAGTGGAATTCCAAAGTATATTATCGGGAGGCAATCCATAGATACTGTGAATAACTTAATAGACTGCATAAATCgcatattaaaaaagaagtacaCACTCCTGTCGTTGGGAAAAGCTCATGCTAGAAAGCAAGGGGAGCTGAGTCTGTATCTACATTACAAGAAACAGGAATTGTCTGTTTGCAGTGAGAATg AATGTGTGTACTTTTTTACCAAAGAAGATTAtgagaaagaaacaaaatctaagttgaacaaaattaaattaaatttaataacagttCTAAGACATTGCAGGAGATTGAGGGAACATAGAATAAGGAATGAACTGCAATATGTTATAATAACTAAGTAG
- the LOC128878608 gene encoding inhibitor of growth protein 5 yields the protein MTTALYLEHYLDSLEHLPIELQRNFTLMRDLDARAQGLMKDIDKLADDYLKNLKKESPEKKKEQLTHIQNLFNKAKEYGDDKVQLAIQTYELVDKHIRRLDSDLARFEAEIQDKALNSSRAQEENNASKKGRKKLKEKEKRKKGAAGASSEDESKTARKKQKKGGSVTSASSAGAVGSGAQGDSTALGHPADVLDMPVDPNEPTYCLCHQVSYGEMIGCDNPDCPIEWFHFACVGLTTKPKGKWYCPKCTQDRKKK from the exons ATGACGACAGCACTGTATCTGGAACATTATTTAGACA GTTTGGAACATTTACCTATAGAACTGCAAAGAAACTTCACATTAATGCGAGATCTAGATGCCAGAGCACAAGGATTAATGAAAGACATTGACAAATTGGCAGATGactatttaaagaatttaaagaaagaatctccagagaagaagaaagagcaATTGACTCATATTCAAAATCTATTCAACAAAGCAAAAGAATATGGAGACGATAAAGTTCAACTAGCAATACAAACATACGAACTAGTAGATAAGCATATTAGAAGGCTAGATTCTGACTTGGCAAGGTTTGAAGCTGAAATACAAGATAAGGCTTTGAATAGTAGTAGAGCCCAGGAAGAGAATAATGCTAGCAAAAAGGGtaggaagaaattaaaagaaaaggagaaacgaaagaaaggtGCTGCAGGTGCAAGTAGCGAAGATGAATCAAAAACTGCTAGGAAAAAGCAAAAGAAAG GTGGTTCTGTTACTTCTGCTTCATCTGCTGGTGCTGTAGGAAGTGGTGCACAAGGTGATTCTACAGCACTTGGACATCCAGCAGATGTTTTAGATATGCCAGTTGATCCCAATGAACCAACATATTGTCTGTGCCACCAGGTTTCTTATGGAGAAATGATTGGTTGTGATAATCCAGAT TGTCCTATAGAATGGTTCCACTTTGCTTGTGTTGGGTTAACCACAAAACCTAAAGGAAAATGGTACTGTCCTAAATGTACGcaagatagaaaaaaaaagtga
- the LOC128878606 gene encoding beta-1,3-galactosyltransferase 6: MIERLRMLFSKNLLANVIRKRTYKKLDILTLLILLIVAILYVHYVRHTKCQLNKQEAKNESRFRLVILILSNPDNLERRAVIRKTWLSQKYATVKHLFVIGTLDILPEQRETLQSEKHKFNDLLLLPRLPDSYGTLTQKILYAYKEVYEYYDFDFLMKCDDDSFVLVHKILKELDKWESKGTRKELYWGFFNGKAQVKRNGPWKETDWILCDYYLPYALGGGYVLSYNLVKFIALNMEILKLHKAEDVSVGLWLAPLANIERKHDVRFDTEYRSRGCSNQYIVTHKRTIANMKNMYEYYQASRALCTKETRNRMSYHYNWTVPPSQCCNVQPGIP; encoded by the exons ATGATAGAAAGGTTAAGAATGCTCTTTAGCAAAAACCTGCTTGCTAACGTGATTCGAAAAAGGACGTACAAAAAATTGGATATTCTAACATTGCTAATATTATTGATAGTTGCCATTCTTTATGTGCATTATGTGCGTCATACAAAGTGTCAACTCAACAAGCAGGAAGCAAAAAACGAATCAAGATTCAGGCTCGTAATACTGATACTCTCCAATCCTGATAACTTGGAGCGAAGGGCAGTTATTAGGAAAACATGGTTGTCTCAGAAATACGCTACTGTCAagcatttatttgtaataggAACTTTAGATATATTGCCAGAGCAAAGAGAAACACTGCAATCCGAGAAACATAAGTTCAATGACTTACTTCTGTTACCAAGGTTACCAGATTCTTATGGGACCTTAACGCAAAAGATTTTATATGCATACAAGGAAGTCTATGAGTATTATGATTTTGATTTCTTAATGAAATGTGATGATGATTCATTTGTTTTGGTACATAAGATTCTCAAGGAATTAGACAAGTGGGAAAGTAAAGGAACAAGGAAGGAATTGTATTGGGGTTTCTTTAATGGAAAAGCTCAAGTTAAGAGAAATGGACCTTGGAAAGAAACAGATTGGATATTGTGCGATTATTATCTTCCTTATGCACTTGGAGGTGGATATGTGTTGTcatataatttagtaaaatttattgcaTTGAACATGGAAATTCTCAA attgCACAAAGCAGAAGATGTATCTGTTGGTCTTTGGCTAGCTCCATTGGCAAACATTGAGAGAAAACATGATGTGCGCTTTGACACAGAATATAGGTCACGTGGATGTTCCAATCAATACATAGTTACACACAAACGAACTATTgcaaacatgaaaaatatgtatgagTATTACCAAGCATCTAGAGCATTGTGtacaaaagaaacaagaaatcgCATGAGCTATCACTATAATTGGACTGTTCCACCTAGTCAATGTTGCAATGTGCAGCCAGGCATTCCATAG